From one Dermacentor variabilis isolate Ectoservices chromosome 3, ASM5094787v1, whole genome shotgun sequence genomic stretch:
- the LOC142574508 gene encoding nucleoside hydrolase-like, giving the protein MALVFAVTSERATVDAITVVAGNAYLDVVYNNTLRVLKLLDRPEVPVYKGADRRISGLWKTEKHYFGPDNFGGVSGKYPMAAPQSGSGKLAHIAMRDMIRQRPKELTLMLLAPLTNVATAMLMDPGLTDDVAQIFVLGGRGNVNPGAEFNFATDLEAARIVLQRATCPVTFVVWEAVLQGTVQWDVYYDVAKKDTKLARFLREVNNHTVECCLKKSSRPFTLGDFLAMLAALVPDSVSGSVESRSDVELQGDYTRGQMVHAWLPQHLPHIKHNVTVVRSFDTDVVADHFRKVFLAEDSGDSE; this is encoded by the exons ATGGCGCTCGTCTTCGCCGTGACCTCGGAGCGCGCTACGGTGGACGCGATCACCGTGGTGGCGGGAAACGCTTACCTGGACGTGGTGTACAACAACACCCTGCGCGTGCTCAAGCTCCTCGACAGGCCTGAG GTTCCGGTTTACAAAGGCGCCGACCGGCGCATCTCGGGGCTGTGGAAAACGGAGAAGCACTACTTCGGGCCGGACAACttcggcggcgtcagcggcaagTACCCGATGGCCGCACCACAGTCGGGATCCGGGAAGCTCGCGCACATCGCCATGCGGGACATGATCAGGCAGCGGCCCAAGGAGCTCACGCTCATGCTGCTGGCACCGCTCACAAACGTGGCCACCGCGATGCTCATGGATCCCGGCCTGACCGACGACGTCGCGCAGATCTTCGTCTTGGGAG GAAGGGGCAACGTCAATCCTGGCGCTGAGTTCAACTTTGCCACCGACCTGGAGGCGGCCCGCATTGTTCTGCAGAGGGCCACTTGCCCCGTGACCTTCGTGGTCTGGGAAGCTGTGCTTCAAGGCACAGTGCAGTGG gaCGTCTATTACGACGTGGCCAAGAAGGACACGAAGTTGGCGAGGTTCCTGCGCGAAGTGAACAACCACACCGTCGAGTGCTGCCTGAAGAAATCGTCCAGACCTTTCACGCTCGGAGACTTCCTGGCGATGCTGGCCGCGCTGGTTCCGGACAGCGTGAGCGGGTCGGTGGAGAGCCGCTCCGACGTCGAGCTGCAGGGCGACTACACCCGAGGCCAGATGGTGCACGCCTGGCTTCCACAACACTTGCCGCACATAAAGCACAACGTGACTGTCGTCCGGAGCTTCGACACCGACGTCGTGGCAGATCACTTCCGCAAGGTGTTTCTGGCCGAGGACAGCGGCGACAGCGAGTGA